A section of the Veillonella criceti genome encodes:
- a CDS encoding OmpH family outer membrane protein has product MMRLINNQKNKKFVSLFVAVIFLLGIGAIAYTQMATPSMASDTNSNIGVIDTTKVLSAASPAVVAANKELDEYKKQLSDEFNSKSANMDDNQKAELASQYQSKVQDKMMEIQKKIQDQVGEASKAVADAKGLSIVMDKRTVLYGGVDITDQVQKKLNSGADTTDANTQK; this is encoded by the coding sequence ATGATGCGGTTAATTAATAACCAAAAAAATAAAAAATTTGTTTCTCTTTTTGTTGCTGTTATTTTCTTGTTAGGGATTGGGGCTATCGCTTATACACAGATGGCAACACCAAGTATGGCTTCTGATACGAATAGCAATATTGGTGTTATTGATACGACTAAGGTTTTGAGTGCTGCTTCACCAGCTGTAGTAGCTGCTAATAAAGAATTAGATGAGTATAAAAAACAGCTAAGTGATGAATTTAATAGTAAATCAGCTAATATGGATGATAATCAAAAAGCTGAATTAGCTTCACAGTATCAAAGTAAAGTACAAGACAAAATGATGGAAATTCAGAAGAAAATTCAAGATCAAGTAGGGGAAGCATCCAAAGCAGTGGCTGATGCTAAGGGCTTATCCATTGTTATGGATAAACGAACTGTTTTATATGGTGGTGTTGATATTACAGATCAAGTACAGAAGAAATTAAATAGTGGTGCAGACACAACGGATGCAAATACTCAAAAATAA
- a CDS encoding BamA/OMP85 family outer membrane protein, whose amino-acid sequence MMNKRAYKNMLAVAVVAALSGTTVWAADETTATNTQNTATVASTMDASDAAAQDAISAARGGIEEAQKSDEKEAKRQELDNSSLATQDKGVLTVAKGEGAKLEEQQAAGVQTEITTPDARYFSSVTDEALQPYVGKVMTGFSVDGLPAEVQGEYVALLKSHIGDTLTIEAIKADIAALGATGYLSEINPVITVVPEGVKVAYKVTVNPVVKSVQFEGNTVYSNEMLVNYLNVQPDTVLNTVQVGERIQGINAAYNRDGYILARVNDLAVDENGVLHISITEGIVEDIVPHGNKKTKDYVILREFNQKKGQPFNKFLVRRSVEKVYNLGYFDDVNVRLLEGSTPDKVVLEIDVLEHKTGTITLGAGYSDSDGFVGIVEVGEDNLRGTGDKVKVHWEFGGTAGYKNYSVSYLRPWIDDKGTSLGLTVFDREDTYTDYNSDGEDISEYVKTQKGISISLGRQTGEYTRDYVTLETRKDGWKFDEDEMSGYNYSAGGGPGHDGSYQWDNAKINSDGQREELDFAGKNYIDNNFGRTNSVTWQKVYDSRDNIYDPKRGQRLSGTVQWAGHGLGGDFDYYKFTGEYRSYKQIGKNQVLAFRGRIGWAQGDVPFSALYTLGGADTLRGFEDDQFRGKKMYNATLEYRVPIFNKVTGVLFTDMGDAWDAPTISSTWYDDDKSFNISVGAGVRITTPIGPIRLDYGVSKDDKKFHFSFGGQF is encoded by the coding sequence GCACAATGGATGCTAGTGATGCCGCAGCACAAGATGCTATTAGTGCGGCTCGTGGAGGCATCGAAGAAGCCCAAAAATCTGATGAAAAGGAAGCAAAACGACAAGAGTTAGATAACTCATCATTGGCTACTCAAGATAAAGGCGTATTAACTGTAGCTAAAGGGGAAGGGGCAAAATTGGAAGAACAGCAAGCAGCTGGGGTACAAACTGAAATTACTACACCAGATGCCCGTTACTTCTCTAGCGTAACTGATGAAGCCTTACAGCCTTATGTAGGCAAAGTGATGACAGGTTTCTCCGTTGATGGTTTGCCCGCTGAAGTACAAGGTGAATATGTGGCTTTATTAAAGAGTCATATTGGCGATACATTAACTATTGAAGCTATCAAAGCAGACATTGCAGCTTTAGGGGCTACTGGTTATTTATCTGAAATTAATCCTGTTATTACAGTAGTACCAGAGGGGGTTAAAGTAGCTTATAAAGTGACGGTTAATCCGGTGGTTAAATCGGTACAATTTGAAGGTAATACCGTGTATAGTAATGAAATGCTTGTTAATTACCTCAATGTACAGCCAGATACAGTACTTAATACCGTACAAGTAGGTGAACGTATTCAAGGGATTAATGCGGCTTATAACCGTGACGGCTATATCTTAGCACGTGTTAACGATTTAGCGGTTGATGAAAATGGGGTACTTCATATCTCTATTACAGAAGGTATTGTAGAAGATATTGTACCGCATGGTAATAAAAAGACGAAGGATTATGTCATTCTTCGTGAATTTAATCAGAAAAAAGGTCAGCCTTTTAATAAATTCTTAGTTCGTCGTTCCGTTGAAAAAGTATATAACCTAGGTTATTTTGATGATGTTAATGTTCGTTTATTAGAAGGGTCTACACCAGATAAAGTAGTCCTTGAAATTGATGTACTAGAACATAAAACAGGGACCATTACCTTAGGGGCTGGTTATTCTGATTCCGATGGTTTCGTAGGTATCGTAGAAGTTGGGGAAGATAACTTACGTGGTACTGGTGATAAAGTTAAAGTTCACTGGGAATTCGGTGGTACTGCTGGTTATAAAAACTACTCCGTATCTTACTTACGCCCTTGGATTGATGACAAAGGGACATCCCTTGGCTTAACTGTATTCGACCGTGAAGATACCTATACAGACTACAACTCTGACGGGGAAGATATTTCTGAATACGTTAAAACACAAAAAGGGATTAGTATTTCCTTAGGTCGTCAGACTGGTGAATATACGCGTGACTATGTAACACTTGAAACACGTAAAGATGGCTGGAAGTTCGACGAAGATGAAATGAGCGGTTATAACTATAGTGCTGGTGGCGGTCCAGGCCATGATGGTTCGTATCAATGGGATAATGCAAAAATTAATTCTGATGGACAGCGAGAAGAACTAGATTTTGCCGGTAAAAATTACATTGATAATAACTTCGGTCGTACCAACAGCGTAACTTGGCAGAAAGTTTATGATTCCCGTGATAATATTTACGATCCAAAACGTGGTCAACGTTTATCTGGGACGGTGCAATGGGCTGGTCATGGTTTAGGCGGTGACTTTGATTACTATAAATTCACTGGTGAATATCGTAGTTATAAACAAATCGGTAAAAATCAAGTATTAGCTTTCCGAGGCCGTATTGGCTGGGCTCAAGGGGATGTACCATTTAGTGCTCTTTATACATTAGGTGGCGCTGATACACTTCGTGGTTTTGAAGATGATCAGTTCCGTGGTAAGAAAATGTACAATGCTACGTTAGAATACCGCGTACCAATCTTTAATAAAGTAACAGGCGTGCTCTTTACTGATATGGGTGATGCTTGGGATGCACCAACAATTAGTTCGACTTGGTATGATGATGATAAATCCTTTAACATCTCTGTTGGTGCTGGTGTTCGTATTACTACGCCAATTGGACCAATTCGTCTTGATTATGGTGTAAGTAAAGATGATAAGAAATTCCACTTCAGCTTTGGTGGACAGTTCTAA
- a CDS encoding OmpH family outer membrane protein, giving the protein MNKNVKRVLAGLTMMVSVGLVAGCGSSEQVGYVDMQKIMTDSQKGQDTRSKLEAKYNEINTRLAQEQSAGQDANAMMQSKQKAEQEMQVYQQAMINDFRNSVDTNVQAIAKEKNITAVVEKNALISGGVDLTEEVLTKMGKVENKDQAAAGDAKATNGEQQTENK; this is encoded by the coding sequence ATGAATAAGAATGTAAAACGTGTATTAGCAGGCTTAACTATGATGGTATCCGTTGGTTTAGTGGCTGGTTGTGGCAGCTCTGAACAAGTGGGTTATGTAGATATGCAAAAAATTATGACAGATAGTCAAAAAGGTCAAGATACACGTTCTAAATTAGAAGCTAAATATAATGAAATTAATACTCGTTTGGCTCAGGAACAAAGTGCTGGTCAAGATGCTAATGCTATGATGCAAAGCAAACAAAAAGCAGAACAGGAAATGCAAGTTTACCAACAAGCCATGATCAATGATTTCCGCAATTCAGTTGATACGAATGTACAAGCCATTGCTAAAGAAAAAAATATTACTGCTGTTGTAGAAAAAAATGCATTGATTAGCGGTGGTGTTGATTTAACCGAAGAAGTATTAACTAAGATGGGCAAAGTTGAAAATAAAGACCAAGCTGCAGCTGGTGATGCTAAGGCTACGAATGGTGAACAACAGACTGAAAACAAATAA
- the lpxD gene encoding UDP-3-O-(3-hydroxymyristoyl)glucosamine N-acyltransferase encodes MTYTVEELANSVQGKVVGDGSIEIAETRSLDQAAPQAISFAVGEYCEYVGQSKAGAVIVEAPLKDVRIPQIVVSNAKVAFAQILQKFHPPVVFPTGVHETAIIGKDVTIGKNVTVGPYCVIYDNAVIGDNVILHPYVYIGHNAKIGEDTVIYSGAIVHENCILGKRVVLRAKAVIGGEGFGFATENGVHTHIPQVGNVILEDDVEVGSCSCVDNATMGSTLVRRGTKIDNLVHLGHNVEIGEDCFLIAQVGIAGSTKCGNHVIFAGQTGCTGHITIGDNVTFAAKTGIIGSVPSNGTYAGFPQRPHREWLKQSVYENRLPEMAKTIKQLEKELAALKEQLAAK; translated from the coding sequence GTGACGTATACAGTTGAGGAACTGGCGAATAGTGTACAGGGTAAAGTAGTAGGTGATGGATCGATTGAGATTGCTGAAACACGGAGTCTTGATCAAGCCGCTCCACAAGCAATTTCCTTTGCAGTGGGCGAGTATTGTGAATATGTGGGACAAAGCAAAGCAGGCGCTGTTATTGTAGAGGCACCCCTGAAAGATGTGCGCATTCCTCAAATTGTAGTATCGAATGCGAAAGTTGCATTTGCACAAATTTTACAAAAATTCCATCCCCCTGTAGTGTTTCCTACTGGTGTGCATGAAACCGCGATTATTGGTAAGGATGTAACTATTGGTAAGAATGTAACTGTAGGCCCTTACTGTGTTATTTATGATAATGCAGTTATTGGTGATAATGTTATACTACACCCTTATGTATATATTGGACACAACGCTAAGATTGGTGAAGATACAGTTATTTATAGTGGTGCTATTGTTCATGAAAACTGTATTTTAGGCAAACGTGTTGTGTTACGAGCCAAAGCTGTTATTGGTGGCGAAGGGTTCGGATTTGCTACAGAAAATGGCGTGCATACGCACATTCCTCAAGTAGGCAATGTTATTTTGGAGGATGATGTAGAAGTGGGATCCTGTTCCTGTGTGGATAATGCTACGATGGGGTCTACGCTAGTGCGCCGTGGTACTAAAATTGATAATTTAGTACATTTAGGCCATAATGTAGAAATTGGTGAAGATTGTTTCCTTATTGCTCAAGTTGGCATTGCAGGAAGTACAAAATGCGGTAACCATGTAATTTTTGCAGGTCAAACCGGTTGTACCGGCCATATTACAATTGGTGATAATGTTACCTTTGCGGCTAAAACAGGGATAATTGGTAGTGTTCCTTCTAATGGAACTTATGCTGGGTTCCCGCAACGGCCTCATAGGGAATGGCTTAAACAATCGGTCTATGAAAATCGATTGCCTGAAATGGCTAAAACAATTAAGCAATTAGAAAAAGAGTTAGCTGCTTTAAAAGAGCAATTAGCAGCTAAGTAG